From a single Oreochromis niloticus isolate F11D_XX linkage group LG3, O_niloticus_UMD_NMBU, whole genome shotgun sequence genomic region:
- the LOC100709017 gene encoding type-2 ice-structuring protein — MQICKYKQYINAGLREVQHLHTGQLKLPADTEKKKEKIFFKRDTNITMKLLTVSALLCAMMALTMAVAKSHLVKMSNGCPHGWTRHSDRCFYYVPTAMSWARAERNCLSMGANLASVRSSREYQAVQSLTAHHGYSETWIGGTDAPQEGIWLWSDGTSFHYSHWCPGEPNNLFNQHCIKMNHGDSKCWDDMWCDHHRPSVCAKKV, encoded by the exons atgcaaatatgtaaatataaacagtatataaacGCTGGTCTTAGAGAAGTCCAGCACCTCCACACTGGACAGCTGAAGCTACCAGCGgatactgaaaagaaaaaggagaagataTTCTTCAAAAG AGATACTAACATCACCATGAAGCTGCTGACTGTGTCTGCACTTCTCTGTGCAATGATGGCTCTAACCATGGCTGTTG CCAAGAGTCACCTGGTCAAGATGTCCAATGGTTGTCCTCATGGTTGGACTCGTCACAGCGATCGCTGCTTTTACTACGTTCCAACCGCCATGAGTTGGGCTAGAGCTGAG AGAAACTGCTTGTCCATGGGGGCAAATCTTGCATCAGTGCGCAGCAGCCGTGAGTACCAGGCGGTTCAGAGTCTGACTGCCCATCATGGCTACTCCGAAACTTGGATTGGAGGAACTGATGCACCCCag GAGGGTATTTGGTTATGGAGTGATGGGACCAGTTTTCACTATTCACACTGGTGCCCAGGAGAGCCCAATAATCTTTTCAATCAGCACTGTATTAAGATGAATCATGGAG ATTCCAAGTGCTGGGATGATATGTGGTGTGATCATCATCGGCCATCTGTCTGCGCCAAGAAAGTCTAA